The genomic stretch ACGATAAATGGTTTACGGTCGGGAAGGTAGTAAATACGCACGGAATTCGGGGAGAACTAAAAATATTGTCCCAAACGGATTTTGGGGAGGATCGATTCGCTGTAGGAAGCAAGCTTCTTATGCTGAATGAGGAAAGCGGAGCCTCGCTTGAAGTGAAGATTGTTAGCTCCAGAGCGAACAAAAGCATATACATATTGAAGCTGGAAGGCTTCACTAATATTAATGAAGTCGAGCAATACAAAGGCTGGGTGCTTAAAGTATCTGCAGATAAATTGCTTGAGCTTGATGAAGGCGAATATTATTATCATGAAATTATTGGCTGTCGCGTTGTGACAGAAGAGGGTGAAGAGCTGGGAGTAATCTCAGAAATATTAAGTCCTGGTGCAAATGATGTATGGGTTGTGGATCGTCC from Paenibacillus sp. FSL H8-0548 encodes the following:
- the rimM gene encoding ribosome maturation factor RimM (Essential for efficient processing of 16S rRNA) — encoded protein: MNDKWFTVGKVVNTHGIRGELKILSQTDFGEDRFAVGSKLLMLNEESGASLEVKIVSSRANKSIYILKLEGFTNINEVEQYKGWVLKVSADKLLELDEGEYYYHEIIGCRVVTEEGEELGVISEILSPGANDVWVVDRPKGSGKQLLLPVIDEVVRTVNTKEKLVTVHLMEGLI